In Terriglobales bacterium, a single window of DNA contains:
- a CDS encoding lysozyme inhibitor LprI family protein — protein MAKYLVMAVLLAAGSLSCLAQESKEYAACNQKAVAQPDLNACAREEAARVDAELNQVYAQLLKAAKDDPDAVAKIKAAEKAWVVYRDAYLEAMYPAKDKQAEYGSEYLMEVSLLTAKLTRRQIEALKGLLQQYSS, from the coding sequence GTGGCGAAATACCTGGTGATGGCAGTGTTGCTGGCAGCGGGTTCCCTTTCGTGTCTGGCCCAAGAGTCCAAGGAATACGCGGCTTGCAATCAGAAGGCGGTGGCGCAACCCGATCTCAATGCCTGTGCCAGGGAAGAAGCCGCCCGCGTAGACGCCGAACTCAACCAGGTCTACGCCCAGCTTCTGAAAGCGGCGAAGGACGATCCCGATGCGGTCGCCAAGATCAAGGCCGCCGAGAAGGCGTGGGTGGTCTACCGCGACGCCTACCTCGAGGCCATGTATCCCGCCAAGGACAAGCAGGCGGAATACGGCTCCGAGTACCTGATGGAAGTGAGCCTGCTCACCGCCAAGCTGACGCGCCGGCAGATCGAGGCGCTCAAGGGGCTTCTACAGCAATACAGCAGCTAG